A DNA window from Engystomops pustulosus chromosome 6, aEngPut4.maternal, whole genome shotgun sequence contains the following coding sequences:
- the LOC140064068 gene encoding uncharacterized protein isoform X2, protein MDLQAREMAWNSQFTSIFSDSNDSIANDDFSKLSSELINAHKSITRLWWNIRSLEEYLRLKIFPRGLRTQIFPSWEVDLDEKSNWERGLSQCSLILVNMLLDHDRGLLNQQRELIKKLESRLISFDTTSLVEPFRKKLKEMIEGYEKNILTKQNKLQRDKKDYERGRAYHWTHRGNKRRHYPPAPRSHAIGGTNLIDTQSSENSESENSQDDASASSHNARKRGPRHRDWSPSYKREKTRRGKKESREGN, encoded by the exons ATGGACCTACAGGCACGCGAGATGGCTTGGAACAGCCAATTTACAAGTATTTTCAGCGATTCAAACGACTCGATCGCTAATGACGATTTTTCTAAACTCTCCAGTGAATTGATTAATGCACACAAATCAATCACTAGACTCTGGTGGAATATCCGAAGCCTTGAAGAATATCTCAGGTTGAAGATTTTCCCCAGGGGGCTCAGAACACAGATTTTCCCTTCCTGGGAGGTGGACTTGGACGAGAAGAGTAATTGGGAAAGGGGCCTCTCTCAATGCTCACTTATACTGGTAAACATGCTCCTGGACCATGATCGTGGTCTATTAAATCAGCAACGCGAGCTCATCAAAAAACTGGAATCTCGCCTAATCTCCTTTGATACAACCTCCCTAGTAGAACCCTTTCGCAAAAAACTGAAGGAAATGATCGAGGGATACgagaaaaacatactcacaaaacagAATAAACTACAAAGGGACAAGAAGGACTATGAAAGAGGGAGGGCCTACCATTGGACCCACAGGGGCAACAAGAGACGCCACTACCCGCCAGCACCACGCAGCCATGCCATAGGGGGGACCAACCTGATTGACACGCAGTCCTCTGAAAATAGTGAATCTGAGAATTCACAGGATGATGCCTCTGCATCAAGTCACAATGCTAGAAAGAGAGGTCCCAGACACCGAGATTGGTCCCCCAGTTACAAACGCGAGAAAACGAGACGAGGAAAGAAGGAGTCCAGAGAGG GCAACTAG
- the LOC140064068 gene encoding uncharacterized protein isoform X1 — MFLSLYIDEIIKFILFAHPLSLSFLKYHYLDVLFVYCIIFPSQILFGSNLLTELYPYSVFPGVLYCYNFLLGHIYILYICIIDSRTGNKGSGMDLQAREMAWNSQFTSIFSDSNDSIANDDFSKLSSELINAHKSITRLWWNIRSLEEYLRLKIFPRGLRTQIFPSWEVDLDEKSNWERGLSQCSLILVNMLLDHDRGLLNQQRELIKKLESRLISFDTTSLVEPFRKKLKEMIEGYEKNILTKQNKLQRDKKDYERGRAYHWTHRGNKRRHYPPAPRSHAIGGTNLIDTQSSENSESENSQDDASASSHNARKRGPRHRDWSPSYKREKTRRGKKESREGN; from the exons atgtttttatctttgtatattgatgaaataataaaatttatcttgtttgcacatccgctttccctctcttttctaaaGTATCATTATTTGGATGTGTTATTTGTCTATTGCATTATTTTCCCCTCTCAAATCTTGTTTGGTTCAAATCTTCTTACAGAGCTCTATCCTTACTCTGTATTTCCTGGGGTTCTTTATTGTTATAATTTTTTGTTGGGTCACATATATATTCTCTATATCTGTATTATAGACAGCAGGACTGGGAACAAGGGGTCAGGAATGGACCTACAGGCACGCGAGATGGCTTGGAACAGCCAATTTACAAGTATTTTCAGCGATTCAAACGACTCGATCGCTAATGACGATTTTTCTAAACTCTCCAGTGAATTGATTAATGCACACAAATCAATCACTAGACTCTGGTGGAATATCCGAAGCCTTGAAGAATATCTCAGGTTGAAGATTTTCCCCAGGGGGCTCAGAACACAGATTTTCCCTTCCTGGGAGGTGGACTTGGACGAGAAGAGTAATTGGGAAAGGGGCCTCTCTCAATGCTCACTTATACTGGTAAACATGCTCCTGGACCATGATCGTGGTCTATTAAATCAGCAACGCGAGCTCATCAAAAAACTGGAATCTCGCCTAATCTCCTTTGATACAACCTCCCTAGTAGAACCCTTTCGCAAAAAACTGAAGGAAATGATCGAGGGATACgagaaaaacatactcacaaaacagAATAAACTACAAAGGGACAAGAAGGACTATGAAAGAGGGAGGGCCTACCATTGGACCCACAGGGGCAACAAGAGACGCCACTACCCGCCAGCACCACGCAGCCATGCCATAGGGGGGACCAACCTGATTGACACGCAGTCCTCTGAAAATAGTGAATCTGAGAATTCACAGGATGATGCCTCTGCATCAAGTCACAATGCTAGAAAGAGAGGTCCCAGACACCGAGATTGGTCCCCCAGTTACAAACGCGAGAAAACGAGACGAGGAAAGAAGGAGTCCAGAGAGG GCAACTAG